A genomic stretch from Salarias fasciatus chromosome 18, fSalaFa1.1, whole genome shotgun sequence includes:
- the phc3 gene encoding polyhomeotic-like protein 3 — MDRQSPGEKQPDANKTAAVTMGTGAACTQAPPASLSAVPPDRQAVQVIQHSIHRPQSMAAQYLHQMYAAQQQHLMLRTAALQQHQHPAHLQSLATIQQASVCQRQTPASSSLVQPAVVGSQSSIALPASPVTAQLISRTQTSTAASTTISQQAMLLGNRPANCNQAQMYLRTQMLILTPAATVAAVQSSLPAVTSCSSTPSPSQVQNLALHAHLPGALATAHGVILKPSAQSQALSPGASLSKTSVCALKTNQLTDASTDAAPPDAPRLSCRPQIIGPAAYSPVQPHALVKQQLSCPVGQQVAHHQLIVQQAAGGGGSNPSHRQLHPITLRVAPQDGGSSPLPLSVKRLTGSSSDPPASSAHAVQPQPPPLVAAPQRRTSFPQLQNHPPPPPPPLVLPRLPHHPPAALHRLSLQSVQALAVQSGQVLLTERELPVAEALVQMPYQNLPPPQTVAVDLKVHPVRRGEAGRLQAEHKCKENGLSSEEGRGSAGPQRERSPSSLTAAAKHNGAVACSSFHRSQSPQEESSQLTPSSADPSNPPPPPPPPPPLPPPILPVAVRGPSQPPSDPSSLPGSPDRTLSSHVLTHLVEGFIIREGLEPFPVGPSSLLADQQASLPESQEGQTNGDVAEDSPLDADQSDSSESEMENEAPAADVADLGENAGDVLQCEYCGNTGYSDTFLRSRRFCSMTCGRRYSVSCSKRVAVQRSARWAQRPMGRRGRPPGKVNGASREHFLRQTRPSFHSEENRSTSSRRDPEDEQEAEEPPVPMTTRLRRQTEREREREPEQDVPETITVSDGEDGGCPSGWDVEQVFSYISALPGGSDVAAEFRSQEIDGQALLLLTEEHLVSTMNLKLGPALKLCAHINALRDT; from the exons ATGGATCGACAGAGCCCCGGAGAGAAGCAGCCCGACGCTAACAAGACGGCGGCCGTCACCATGGGAACGGGCGCCGCGTGCACGCAGGCGCCGCCCGCTTCCCTCAGCGCCGTCCCGCCCGACAGACAGGCGGTCCAG GTGATCCAGCACTCCATCCACAGGCCGCAGAGCATGGCGGCGCAGTACCTGCACCAGATGTAcgccgcccagcagcagcacctcatGCTGCGGACGGcggccctgcagcagcaccagcacccGGCGCACCTGCAGAGCCTGGCCACCATACAGCAG GCTTCGGTCTGCCAGAGGCAGACGCCCGCTTCCTCCAGTCTGGTCCAGCCGGCTGTGGTTGGCTCCCAAAGCTCG ATCGCTTTACCAGCGTCTCCGGTGACGGCTCAGCTCATCAGTCGAACCCAAACGTCCACCGCTGCCTCCACCACCATATCCCAGCAGGCCATGCTCCTGGGAAACAGACCGGCCAACTGTAACCAGGCTCAGATGTATCTCCGCACCCAGATG CTGATCCTCACTCCTGCAGCCACGGTAGCTGCAGTTCAGTCCAGCCTCCCCGCTGTGAcgtcctgctcctccacacCGTCCCCCTCTCAG GTGCAGAATCTGGCTCTGCACGCTCATCTCCCAGGAGCCCTGGCGACGGCGCACGGTGTCATCTTGAAGCCGTCCGCTCAGTCCCAAGCTCTGTCGCCAGGTGCCTCTTTGTCCAAGACCTCAGTCTGTGCTCTGAAGACCAACCAGTTGACGGACGCATCGACCGACGCGGCCCCCCCGGACGCCCCCCGTCTGTCCTGCAGACCTCAGATCATCGGCCCCG caGCGTACTCTCCCGTCCAGCCCCACGCCCTCGTCAAGCAGCAGTTGTCCTGTCCGGtcggccagcaggtggcgcacCACCAGCTCATTGTCCAGCAGGCCGCGGGGGGAGGAGGTTCCAACCCCAGCCACAGACAGCTCCACCCCATCACCCTCCGAGTGGCCCCCCAGGACGGAGGCTCCAGCCCCCTTCCTCTGTCCGTCAAGAGACTGACGGGTTCCAGCAGTGACCCCCCGGCGTCCTCGGCTCACGCCGTTCAGCCTCAGCCCCCGCCCCTGGTGGCGGCTCCGCAGCGCCGGACGTCCTTCCCTCAGCTGCAGAACCACcctccccccccgcctccccccctgGTCCTCCCCAGGCTGCCCCACCACCCGCCGGCCGCCCTCCACCGGCTGTCCCTGCAGTCCGTCCAGGCCCTGGCCGTCCAGTCGGGGCAGGTGCTGCTGACGGAGCGCGAGCTGCCCGTGGCCGAGGCGCTGGTCCAGATGCCCTACCAGAACCTGCCCCCCCCTCAGACGGTGGCCGTCGACCTGAAGGTGCATCCGGTCAGACGTGGCGAGGCCGGCCGGCTTCAGGCGGAACACAAGTGCAAAGAGAACGGCCTGAGCTCAGAGGAGGGCAGAGGGTCTGCAGGCCCACAGAGGGAGCGGAGTCCCTCCAGCCTCACGGCCGCCGCCAAGCACAACGGCGCAG TGGCGTGTTCATCCTTCCATCGCTCCCAGTCGCCACAGGAGGAGTCGTCTCAGCTGACCCCCTCCAGCGCCGACCCCAgtaaccctcctcctcctcctcctcctcctcctcctctccctcctcccatcCTGCCGGTCGCGGTCCGCGGGCCCAGCCAGCCCCCGTCGGACCCCTCCAGCCTCCCGGGAAGCCCCGACAGGACCCTGAGCTCGCACGTCCTCACTCACCTGGTGGAGGGTTTCATCATCCGAGAGGGCCTGGAGCCCTTCCCG GTGGGTCCGTCCTCGCTGCTGGCCGACCAGCAGGCTTCGCTCCCCGAGTCCCAGGAGGGCCAGACCAACGGGGACGTGGCGGAGGACAGTCCTCTGGATGCCGACCAGTCCGACTCCTCGGAGTCTGAGATGGAAAACGAAGCCCCGGCGGCAGACG TTGCAGATCTCGGGGAGAACGCCGGCGACGTGCTGCAGTGCGAGTACTGCGGAAACACCGGCTACTCCGACACGTTTCTGCGCTCCAGACGTTTCTGCTCCATGACGTGTGGACGAAG GTACAGCGTGAGCTGCAGCAAGCGGGTGGCCGTGCAGCGCTCGGCGCGCTGGGCTCAGAGGCCCATGGGCAGGAGAGGACGACCGCCGGGCAAAGTCAACGGAGCCTCCCGGGAGCATTTCctcagacag ACTCGCCCCTCGTTCCACTCGGAGGAGAACCGGTCCACTTCCTCCCGGAGAGACCCGGAGGacgagcaggaggcggaggagccgCCCGTTCCCATGACGACCAGACTGCGGAGGCAGACggagagagagcgcgagagGGAGCCGGAGCAGGACGTCCCGGAGACCATCACGGTGTCCGACGGCGAGGACGGCGGCTGCCCGTCCGGCTGGGACGTGGAGCAGGTGTTCTCCTACATCAGCGCCCTGCCAG GCGGTTCGGACGTGGCGGCGGAGTTCCGCTCGCAGGAGATCGACGGccaggcgctgctgctgctcaccgaGGAGCACCTGGTCAGCACCATGAACCTTAAACTGGGCCCGGCGCTCAAGCTCTGCGCGCACATCAACGCTCTCAGAGACACATga
- the dapk3 gene encoding death-associated protein kinase 3 — translation MAGFRQEDVELYYEMGEELGSGQFAIVRKCKEKSSSVEYAAKFIKKRRLSSSRRGVSREEIEREVNILREIQHSNIITLHDIFENKTDVILILELVSGGELFDFLAEKESLTEEEATQFLKQILDGVHYLHSKRIAHFDLKPENIMLLDKNVPNPRIKLIDFGIAHQIKAGNEFKNIFGTPEFVAPEIVNYEPLGLEADMWSIGVITYILLSGASPFLGETKQETLTNISAVNYDFDEEYFSNTSELAKDFIRRLLVKDPKKRMTIDESLQHPWIKVIKRRNVRQEERDHKTERRRLKTTRLKEYTIKSHSSMPPNNTYVNFERFSQVLEEIAAAEEGLKDLERNQRSCRDDVAALLSIYEEKEGWYKEENQSISGDLSHVRQELQRSQLQRKKCQEDARATMQAANILKRKFGRLENRYEALAEQVASEVRWVEELVKSMSAEKDALGSGSTP, via the exons ATGGCTGGCTTCAGGCAAGAGGATGTGGAGCTGTATTATGAGATGGGAGAGGAGCTGGGCAG CGGACAGTTTGCCATCGTTCGCAAGTGTAAGGAGAAGAGCTCGTCAGTGGAGTACGCAGCCAAGTTCATCAAGAAGCGTCGGCTGTCGTCCAGCCGGCGGGGCGTCAGCCGCGAGGAGATCGAGCGCGAGGTGAACATCCTGCGGGAGATCCAGCACAGCAACATCATCACCCTGCACGACATCTTCGAGAACAAGACCGACgtgatcctgatcctggagcTGGTGTCCGGGGGGGAGCTCTTCGACTTCCTGGCCGAGAAGGAGTCCCTGACCGAGGAGGAGGCCACGCAGTTCCTCAAGCAGATCCTGGACGGCGTCCACTACCTGCACTCCAAGCGCATCGCTCACTTCGACCTCAAG CCTGAAAACATCATGCTGCTCGACAAGAACGTTCCCAACCCGCGCATCAAGCTGATCGATTTTGGAATCGCTCATCAGATCAAAGCAGGGAACGAGTTCAAGAACATCTTTGGAACTCCAGAGTTTGTGG ctccagaaATAGTCAACTACGAGCCGCTCGGACTGGAGGCTGACATGTG gagcATCGGAGTGATCACGTACATCCT ATTGAGCGGGGCGTCGCCGTTTCTGGGCGAGACCAAACAGGAGACTCTGACCAACATCTCCGCCGTCAACTACGACTTCGACGAGGAGTATTTCAGCAACACCAGCGAGCTGGCCAAGGACTTCATCCGCCGTCTGCTGGTCAAAGATCCAAA GAAGAGAATGACCATCGATGAGAGTCTGCAGCATCCCTGGATTAAG GTTATCAAGAGGCGCAACGTCCGCCAGGAAGAAAGAGACCACAAGACGGAGCGCCGGCGCCTGAAGACCACGCGGCTGAAGGAGTACACCATCAAATCCCACTCCAGCATGCCGCCCAACAACACCTACGTCAACTTCGAGCGGTTCTCTCAGGTGCTGGAGGAGATCGCGGCGGCCGAGGAGGGCCTGAAGGACCTGGAGCGCAACCAGCGCTCGTGCCGGGACGACGTGGCGGCGCTGCTGTCCATCTACGAGGAGAAGGAGGGCTGGTAcaaggaggagaaccagagcaTCTCCGGCGACCTGAGCCACGTCCGCCAGGAGCTGCAGCGCTCGCAGCTCCAGCGCAAGAAGTGCCAGGAGGACGCCCGCGCCACCATGCAGGCCGCCAACATCCTCAAGCGCAAGTTCGGCCGGCTGGAGAACCGCTACGAGGCGCTGGCCGAGCAGGTGGCGTCCGAGGTgcgctgggtggaggagctggtcAAGTCCATGTCGGCGGAGAAGGACGCGCTGGGCTCCGGGAGcacgccgtga
- the bet1l gene encoding BET1-like protein: protein MADWNRGHDSVDDMLDAENKRLAENLATKVSRLKSLAYDIDREADDQNEYLDGMDSNFLSATGLLTGSVKRFSTMVRSGRDNRRILCYVSVGLVLVFFTLYYMIIRLQR from the exons ATGGCGGACTGGAATAGAG GTCATGACTCTGTGGACGACATGCTGGATGCTGAGAACAAGCGGCTGGCTGAGAATCTGGCAACCAAAGTCTCCAGACTAAAATCT CTGGCTTATGACATcgacagagaggcagacgatCAGAACGAGTACCTGGATGGAATG GACTCCAACTTCCTGAGCGCCACGGGGCTGCTGACCGGCAGCGTCAAGCGTTTCTCCACCATGGTCCGGTCCGGCAGAGACAACCGCCGCATCCTGTGCTACGTGTCtgtgggtctggtcctggtcttcttCACGCTCTACTACATGATCATCAGGCTGCAGCGCTGA